From Chiloscyllium punctatum isolate Juve2018m chromosome 36, sChiPun1.3, whole genome shotgun sequence, the proteins below share one genomic window:
- the LOC140461057 gene encoding scavenger receptor cysteine-rich domain-containing protein DMBT1-like, with translation MPSHSLHCELGMQTAIGAFPIAQYSLWLPFRYFPETVRLRLANGGSPCAGRVEIHYRGQWGTVDDNLWDLLDAAVVCRELDCGTVVSAPGGAHFGRGSGPIVTWNVQCRGTERALKECQSQEWDHYSFSHDNDAGVVCSDHKAPRLVPQNSQCFGRLEVQFGDTWKTMCGLDWDLKAADVVCAQLHCGVAVSVSSSMHSGGSAVLTATEVFKCTGNETQLGKCPRSSTTHQDCTGHNNVTLICSDENWALRLVNGESRCDGRVEVYYNGSWGGVQDTVWDQNDANVVCRQLGCGYALEIYNSSKYGESDGGSWVHDVQCHGHESQLQDCRISNTLKSSVTEGSGVSVLCSVIFS, from the exons ATGCCATCACACTCATTGCATTGTGAGCTGGGAATGCAGACTGCAATTGGAGCTTTCCCAATTGCGCAGTATTCACTTTGGTTACCATTTCGATATTTTCCAGAGACGGTGAGGCTGAGACTTGCGAATGGAGGCAGTCCTTGCGCTGGCCGAGTGGAGATTCActacaggggacagtgggggacagtCGATGATAATCTTTGGGACCTTTTGGATGCTGCAGTTGTGTGTCGGGAGCTGGACTGTGGGACCGTGGTCTCTGCCCCGGGCGGGGCTCACTTTGGACGAGGATCCGGACCCATTGTGACCTGGAATGTTCAGTGCAGAGGGACCGAGCGCGCTCTGAAGGAGTgtcaatcacaggaatgggatcACTACAGCTTCTCACATGACAATGATGCTGGTGTCGTCTGTTCAG ATCACAAAGCTCCGAGGTTGGTACCTCAAAATTCCCAATGCTTTGGCAGACTGGAGGTCCAGTTCGGTGACACCTGGAAAACAATGTGTGGGCTTGACTGGGATTTGAAAGCCGCCGATGTGGTCTGTGCACAGCTTCATTGTGGAGTCGCAGTGTCTGTTTCAAGCTCGATGCATTCTGGAGGCAGTGCTGTTCTCACGGCTACTGAGGTGTTTAAATGTACGGGCAATGAGACTCAGCTGGGGAAGTGCCCTCGGTCTTCAACAACGCACCAGGATTGCACTGGACACAACAATGTCACCCTGATATGTTCAG ATGAAAATTGGGCGCTAAGACTCGTGAATGGCGAAAGTCGCTGTGATGGCCGAGTTGAAGTTTACTATAATGGAAGCTGGGGCGGAGTGCAGGACACCGTGTGGGATCAGAATGATGCCAACGTTGTCTGCAGACAGCTGGGATGCGGTTATGCCTTAGAAATATATAATTCTTCAAAGTACGGGGAGAGTGATGGTGGTTCGTGGGTACATGATGTCCAATGTCATGGACATGAATCACAGCTCCAGGACTGCAGAATCTCCAACACATTGAAATCGTCTGTCACCGAAGGCAGTGGGGTCAGTGTCCTCTGTTCAG TTATATTCTCGTAA